A part of Kitasatospora acidiphila genomic DNA contains:
- a CDS encoding NUDIX hydrolase codes for MSQIVKRNARVILLDGDELDQLVLIRRTKPGREPYWVTVGGGVESSDNSVEAALHREVFEELGGAIHPPRLVHLITDELEEGLGVQHIFVARLKEMDLEARTGTEFAKPERGGYEVVRVPFTAEAVRGIQLMPPQLADFIAANIEAIRTVSEW; via the coding sequence ATGTCTCAGATCGTGAAGCGCAACGCCCGGGTGATCCTGCTCGACGGCGATGAGCTGGACCAGCTGGTGCTGATCCGGCGGACCAAGCCCGGACGCGAGCCGTACTGGGTGACGGTCGGAGGGGGCGTCGAGTCCAGCGACAACAGCGTTGAGGCGGCGCTGCACCGAGAGGTGTTCGAGGAGCTGGGCGGCGCGATCCACCCGCCCCGGCTCGTCCACCTGATCACGGACGAGCTGGAGGAGGGCCTGGGCGTGCAGCACATCTTCGTGGCCCGCTTGAAGGAGATGGACCTCGAGGCGCGCACCGGCACCGAGTTCGCCAAGCCCGAGCGCGGCGGCTACGAGGTCGTCCGGGTGCCGTTCACGGCGGAGGCCGTGCGCGGGATCCAGCTGATGCCGCCCCAGCTGGCCGACTTCATCGCCGCCAACATCGAGGCGATCCGAACGGTGAGCGAATGGTGA